From a region of the Nitrospira sp. genome:
- a CDS encoding DUF3365 domain-containing protein encodes MNMRSFCVGLAVGTISACLLGQWVFSTASEATDPLKGIPPQLVADYIHSVVRADRMFYSTEIVDRMQMKGIAFSSEHWRKDGELPLPAQFLLETGRLVAKQPNGIQFRLISNWAINKRNSPATEFERTALANLLVTADRPYTGVVTERKSRVFQAVYPDKALSSKCADCHNVHPDSPKRDFKAGDLMGGVLITVPLPK; translated from the coding sequence ATGAACATGAGAAGTTTTTGCGTAGGACTCGCGGTTGGAACGATTTCCGCTTGCCTACTCGGTCAGTGGGTATTCTCCACCGCGAGCGAGGCGACAGATCCGCTCAAAGGCATCCCCCCCCAACTCGTCGCCGATTATATTCATAGTGTGGTCCGGGCGGATCGCATGTTTTACTCGACCGAGATTGTGGATCGGATGCAGATGAAAGGCATTGCCTTCTCTTCGGAACACTGGAGGAAAGACGGAGAGCTGCCGTTACCCGCCCAATTCTTGCTCGAAACGGGACGGCTTGTGGCGAAACAACCCAATGGGATTCAATTCCGGCTGATCAGCAATTGGGCGATCAATAAACGGAATAGCCCGGCGACGGAGTTCGAGCGGACCGCCCTGGCCAACCTTCTCGTGACTGCCGATCGCCCGTACACAGGCGTGGTGACCGAGCGCAAGTCTCGCGTCTTTCAAGCCGTCTATCCCGATAAAGCCCTGTCGTCAAAGTGCGCCGACTGTCACAATGTGCATCCCGACAGCCCAAAGAGGGATTTCAAGGCGGGAGATCTGATGGGCGGAGTTCTCATCACGGTTCCACTTCCTAAATAG
- a CDS encoding glycosyltransferase family 2 protein codes for MKLSVIIPCRNAAHTIGQTLTALAEQSWPGDWEVIVADNGSTDHLAQMVALYTLRIRSLRMVAASARSGAAYARNVAIKAATGEGILFCDADDIPAPGWAVAMASALKVYGFVASRLDLETLNAPNLRAAREGTQTTGLQRFPFLPFPHAGAGTLGIMRALHDAVNGFDENIPICEDIDYCMRVQRRDVQLTFVPDAILQCRLRANAQGVYVQALRYAEYEMYLYKQYGAGTLREWWRWRKYAHAWRLLFRRLPELLRTPAGRTILAWRLGRQLGLLKGSLRFGSAPMMVE; via the coding sequence ATGAAACTCAGTGTCATCATTCCCTGCCGAAATGCTGCCCATACCATAGGACAGACCCTTACCGCTCTTGCTGAGCAGTCCTGGCCGGGCGATTGGGAAGTAATCGTCGCGGACAATGGGTCAACCGATCATCTGGCACAGATGGTGGCTCTGTATACCCTGAGAATCCGGTCACTTCGAATGGTGGCTGCGTCGGCACGTTCTGGCGCTGCCTACGCGAGAAATGTCGCAATCAAAGCAGCGACTGGGGAGGGGATCTTATTTTGTGATGCGGATGATATCCCTGCCCCAGGATGGGCCGTGGCGATGGCATCAGCGTTGAAGGTCTATGGGTTTGTCGCGTCTCGGCTGGACTTGGAAACCCTCAACGCTCCCAATCTCCGAGCCGCCCGCGAGGGCACGCAAACAACCGGCTTACAGCGATTTCCCTTTCTTCCTTTTCCTCATGCAGGTGCAGGAACCTTAGGGATCATGCGAGCACTCCATGATGCCGTCAATGGATTTGATGAGAACATCCCCATCTGTGAAGACATTGACTATTGCATGCGTGTACAGCGGAGAGACGTACAGTTAACGTTCGTACCAGACGCGATTCTACAGTGTCGCCTGCGAGCCAATGCACAGGGTGTCTATGTCCAGGCGCTACGGTATGCCGAATATGAAATGTATTTATACAAGCAATATGGGGCCGGGACGCTCCGAGAATGGTGGCGGTGGCGCAAGTATGCACACGCCTGGCGACTATTATTTCGACGCCTGCCGGAGTTACTTAGAACACCGGCAGGGAGGACAATCTTGGCCTGGCGATTGGGACGGCAGCTGGGGCTGCTGAAAGGCAGTCTCCGATTTGGCTCGGCCCCTATGATGGTGGAGTAG
- a CDS encoding DUF3300 domain-containing protein gives MFRRLAVLLAVHLLVLWTPPVSAYVWRCHSPHGDFWTSAPQESDDCTEYDSLYNPDAAPPMAKQRTGMQFTTPEQGHTDKVLFKQQELDQLLAPIALYPDSLLSQLLMASTYPLEIVEAARWVKAHPTSQGDQAVKETDTYKWEPSVKSLVAFPNVLAMMDERLDWTERLGDAFLSQEADVMDTIQNLRQRASTNGTLQSTDQVRIDQAGQHIAITSPDPQVVYVPYYDPAVMYGQWWWPAYPPVFWRPWPGYFVGPRLGAGYVWGPGITVGAGFFFGAFDWPHRQVTVGTVNNFYMHNTATRAWIHDPLHRRGVPYREAALRQQYGRAAASPTVRQDFRGHYPARDFPGSRENFNNQAHTRSSIAGGRLPVTAPSGVQGSQLRPHAFEGIGHGGSAYNFGARGNASVRHGSGGGYRGGGGSSHGGGHHGR, from the coding sequence ATGTTTCGTCGCCTCGCCGTTCTGCTGGCGGTTCATCTGCTGGTGCTTTGGACCCCTCCCGTCTCAGCCTATGTGTGGCGTTGTCACAGCCCTCATGGAGACTTCTGGACGAGTGCACCGCAAGAGTCCGACGATTGCACTGAATATGACAGCCTCTATAATCCCGATGCGGCACCACCGATGGCCAAGCAACGCACGGGCATGCAATTCACCACCCCCGAGCAAGGGCACACCGACAAAGTGCTGTTCAAACAGCAAGAACTCGATCAGCTGCTGGCCCCGATTGCCTTGTACCCTGACTCGCTGCTCTCACAGCTGTTGATGGCCTCCACCTATCCGCTGGAAATTGTTGAGGCGGCCCGGTGGGTGAAAGCGCACCCGACGAGTCAGGGCGACCAGGCTGTCAAAGAGACCGATACGTACAAGTGGGAGCCCAGCGTGAAGTCCCTGGTGGCATTTCCGAACGTGCTGGCGATGATGGACGAGCGGCTCGACTGGACGGAACGGCTCGGCGACGCCTTCCTGTCACAAGAGGCCGACGTCATGGACACCATTCAGAACCTGCGTCAGCGCGCATCAACCAACGGGACTCTCCAGTCAACCGACCAGGTACGCATCGATCAGGCGGGACAACACATTGCCATTACCTCGCCGGATCCGCAAGTGGTCTACGTACCGTACTACGATCCCGCGGTGATGTATGGTCAATGGTGGTGGCCAGCCTACCCTCCAGTGTTTTGGCGACCGTGGCCCGGCTACTTCGTGGGGCCCCGGCTGGGCGCTGGGTATGTCTGGGGCCCCGGTATCACGGTGGGAGCCGGGTTCTTTTTTGGCGCCTTCGACTGGCCGCATCGACAGGTCACTGTGGGGACCGTCAATAATTTTTATATGCACAATACGGCCACCAGAGCCTGGATACACGACCCTCTCCACCGCCGAGGCGTCCCCTATCGGGAGGCGGCATTGCGTCAGCAGTATGGGCGCGCGGCCGCCTCACCGACGGTCCGACAAGATTTCCGCGGACACTATCCCGCTCGAGATTTCCCCGGGAGTCGCGAGAATTTCAACAATCAGGCCCACACCCGCAGCAGCATTGCAGGTGGCCGTCTGCCGGTGACCGCTCCCTCCGGAGTTCAGGGCAGTCAACTGCGACCACACGCCTTCGAAGGCATTGGTCACGGCGGATCGGCGTACAACTTCGGAGCACGTGGCAATGCCAGCGTGCGCCATGGCAGCGGCGGAGGGTATCGCGGAGGGGGCGGAAGCTCTCACGGTGGAGGCCATCATGGCAGGTGA
- a CDS encoding CBS domain-containing protein: MTLSGSPPDGRKTVGEVEPTNALKFYAEQNGLSVAAALLSTHTVGAPVVDANGAYLGFINECDVMKVLDLGQDLWKLQAKEIMRKDRLVITPMTSIAEAAKIMEQHQVLNLPVERGGVVAYSVSRHDLLRARVGQDWEILSRDVDFD; this comes from the coding sequence ATGACTCTGTCAGGTTCCCCACCCGATGGCCGGAAGACCGTCGGTGAGGTTGAGCCAACGAATGCGCTGAAGTTTTATGCTGAGCAGAACGGTCTGTCGGTCGCAGCCGCTTTGTTATCGACCCACACGGTCGGCGCGCCGGTGGTGGATGCAAACGGCGCATATCTGGGGTTCATCAACGAATGTGATGTGATGAAAGTGCTCGATCTGGGACAAGACCTTTGGAAACTGCAGGCGAAGGAAATCATGCGGAAGGATCGGTTGGTGATTACGCCTATGACGAGTATTGCCGAGGCGGCAAAGATCATGGAGCAGCATCAGGTCTTGAACCTGCCGGTCGAGCGTGGGGGCGTGGTAGCGTATTCCGTTTCTCGGCACGACCTTCTACGGGCACGGGTCGGCCAGGATTGGGAGATTTTGTCCAGAGATGTGGATTTCGATTGA
- a CDS encoding DUF2950 domain-containing protein: MAGDMPRVGHANRMLFVMLTVLVLAMPSAAASDFFVQTVFPSVEGGMQAFIEAITLNDPSVLQTLLGADGLELFDSGDSAADAQWRKQFLNAYADTHHVILDENNTRAILTVGRDAWPMPIPLIKSENGWRFETHQAAAEILNRHIGRNELAAIQVCLAIVDAEREYAMHDADGDGVPGFAPKFVSSPGKRDGLYWETREEEPLSPIGPLLAAAASEGPVSSDSDRLTPFHGYLYRLLTKQGEHASGGAYDYWANGTLLRGIAVLAFPARYGMSGIVSFMINLDGVVYQKDLGPNTVALAAEMTAFDPDPSWRRAP; the protein is encoded by the coding sequence ATGGCAGGTGATATGCCACGTGTCGGTCATGCCAATCGAATGCTGTTCGTGATGCTGACGGTCCTGGTTCTGGCGATGCCGTCCGCAGCCGCAAGCGACTTTTTCGTGCAGACGGTGTTTCCCTCTGTGGAGGGGGGGATGCAGGCGTTCATAGAAGCCATCACGTTGAACGATCCCTCTGTCTTGCAAACGCTGTTAGGCGCCGACGGTCTGGAGTTGTTCGACTCGGGCGATTCAGCCGCAGACGCACAATGGCGCAAACAGTTTCTCAACGCCTATGCAGACACCCACCACGTGATCCTCGACGAGAACAACACCCGCGCGATCTTAACTGTTGGCCGTGATGCGTGGCCTATGCCGATCCCGCTGATCAAATCGGAGAATGGCTGGCGGTTCGAGACGCACCAGGCCGCAGCAGAAATCCTCAACCGGCACATCGGCCGCAATGAGCTTGCGGCCATCCAGGTGTGCCTCGCGATCGTGGACGCCGAACGTGAGTATGCGATGCACGATGCTGATGGCGACGGCGTGCCGGGGTTCGCGCCGAAATTTGTCAGTTCACCGGGCAAGCGGGATGGGTTGTATTGGGAAACCCGAGAAGAGGAGCCCTTGAGTCCGATTGGGCCCTTGCTCGCCGCAGCCGCGTCCGAAGGGCCGGTCTCATCCGATTCGGACAGGCTGACGCCCTTCCATGGCTATCTGTATCGACTGCTCACCAAACAAGGTGAGCATGCATCGGGAGGGGCATACGACTATTGGGCGAACGGCACACTGCTCAGGGGGATTGCCGTCCTCGCCTTTCCGGCTCGCTACGGAATGTCGGGTATCGTCAGCTTCATGATCAACCTGGACGGCGTGGTGTATCAAAAAGATCTTGGCCCAAATACCGTGGCGTTGGCGGCGGAGATGACCGCATTCGATCCCGATCCAAGTTGGCGACGCGCTCCCTAA
- a CDS encoding TVP38/TMEM64 family protein: MTGPSQSETTAPAPATRSPSSITGKLIVAAFFLVAVGAFFLLDLQSYLSLEALKANRDELLTFTQEHYGPAVAIFVLIYIVQTTLSLPGATMMTLTAGFLFGSLWGPLYVNLGATIGATLAFLAARYLFQDWVEQRFGDRLSQLQGGFAKNAFSYLLTLRLIPLFPFFLVNLLSGLTRVTVGTYVAATALGILPGSLVYAFAGQQLGTLNSLSELASPRFLLAVSLLGLLLLVPVVYRHWTAAPTQG; this comes from the coding sequence ATGACGGGTCCCTCTCAATCCGAAACAACGGCTCCCGCCCCGGCCACGCGGTCCCCCTCCTCGATCACGGGGAAGCTGATCGTTGCCGCCTTCTTCCTCGTGGCCGTCGGCGCATTCTTCCTGTTAGATCTTCAGTCTTACCTTTCGCTAGAGGCGCTGAAAGCCAATCGAGACGAACTCCTGACCTTCACACAGGAACACTATGGGCCTGCCGTCGCCATCTTCGTTTTAATCTACATTGTTCAGACGACGTTGTCCTTGCCCGGCGCCACCATGATGACTCTCACGGCAGGATTTCTCTTCGGAAGCCTGTGGGGGCCATTGTATGTCAACCTCGGCGCCACCATCGGCGCGACCCTGGCGTTTCTGGCAGCCCGATACCTGTTCCAAGATTGGGTTGAACAGCGATTTGGCGACCGGCTCAGCCAGCTGCAGGGTGGGTTTGCCAAGAACGCCTTCAGCTACCTGCTGACGTTGCGACTGATCCCGCTATTTCCCTTCTTTCTGGTCAATCTTCTGTCAGGGCTGACACGGGTCACAGTCGGTACCTATGTGGCCGCCACGGCATTGGGCATTCTTCCCGGCAGCTTGGTCTATGCCTTCGCGGGGCAGCAGCTCGGCACCTTGAATAGCCTGTCAGAACTCGCCTCGCCTCGGTTTCTACTGGCAGTGAGCCTGCTCGGGCTGCTTCTGCTCGTCCCGGTGGTCTATCGACACTGGACCGCCGCGCCAACGCAGGGGTGA
- a CDS encoding PepSY domain-containing protein — translation MMRAVHSWCGLVFGWLLYTVFVTGSLTVFDGEISQWMQPELLEFSLRGPDIAPVESTGTDLAAHPGLANAQWISPPAAHPIKLQSNRTFSGQMIDPRTGDMVILRDTQGGDFFYHFHHGLLLGVPGAWIVSLAGIAMMVSLATGAGIHRHRLRDVFLQKARSLPSRAWAQSHDVIGLLALPFTLLITVTGVMISWSIYLPAASQFMRDSPSILSLGSTLHFSQAGGPLLRWVYFLMGLGASAMIATGLVSWANTRRHTRLDRSQTTGSDLFERLTIATIAGLLLSVAGLFWANRLLPLALMERSVWEVRWFFFMWGLSVAHSLLRRNTSATLNAQLSAAALLLTLLPLLNAGTTHSALWVTIPQGRWAVAGMDLTSLAAGLSLAAWVARRTRTGVK, via the coding sequence GTGATGCGAGCAGTCCATTCCTGGTGCGGACTTGTCTTCGGCTGGCTGCTCTACACGGTGTTCGTGACAGGGAGCCTGACGGTCTTCGACGGCGAGATCTCGCAGTGGATGCAACCGGAGCTGCTGGAGTTTTCGTTGCGCGGGCCTGACATCGCCCCAGTAGAATCCACAGGGACGGATCTGGCCGCTCATCCTGGCCTGGCCAACGCCCAGTGGATCTCACCACCCGCAGCCCATCCGATCAAGTTGCAATCAAACCGAACGTTTTCCGGACAGATGATCGACCCTCGAACCGGGGACATGGTCATCCTTCGAGACACGCAAGGCGGCGATTTTTTCTACCATTTTCACCATGGACTCCTGCTGGGGGTGCCAGGGGCATGGATCGTCAGCCTCGCGGGGATCGCCATGATGGTGTCCTTGGCCACCGGCGCGGGCATTCATCGTCACCGACTGAGAGATGTTTTTCTCCAGAAAGCCCGGTCCCTTCCGAGCCGTGCCTGGGCACAGAGCCACGACGTCATCGGCCTCCTGGCCCTGCCCTTTACCTTGCTGATCACCGTCACTGGCGTGATGATTTCCTGGTCCATTTATCTGCCGGCAGCATCTCAGTTCATGCGCGACAGCCCATCCATCCTCTCACTTGGCTCAACCCTCCACTTCTCGCAGGCCGGGGGCCCGCTCCTCCGCTGGGTCTATTTCCTCATGGGCCTGGGCGCGAGTGCCATGATCGCCACCGGCCTGGTCTCGTGGGCAAACACTCGCAGGCATACCCGGCTCGATCGCTCACAGACAACAGGCAGTGACCTGTTCGAACGTCTCACCATCGCCACGATCGCAGGGTTGTTGCTCTCCGTAGCCGGGCTCTTCTGGGCGAATCGCCTCTTGCCGTTGGCGCTCATGGAGCGATCGGTCTGGGAGGTGCGGTGGTTTTTTTTCATGTGGGGCTTGAGCGTGGCCCATAGCCTCCTGCGAAGAAACACCAGCGCCACCTTGAACGCTCAATTGTCTGCCGCGGCTCTGCTCTTGACTTTGTTGCCCCTACTTAACGCAGGCACCACCCACAGTGCCCTATGGGTGACGATCCCTCAAGGACGATGGGCGGTGGCTGGGATGGATCTGACATCACTGGCCGCGGGGTTGTCGCTGGCTGCGTGGGTCGCGCGGCGCACGCGCACCGGCGTGAAGTGA
- a CDS encoding universal stress protein, whose amino-acid sequence MRILVAVDGSKDSMRAVKYVGQLLCATPGVEVTLYHVLDPLPPELREHGGSEYPIREEQLGRQLRKDQKTWYGKERKLESTILLKARRTLEKTGFKGSHIHRKFGEAADVAESILGEARRGRYKTIVVGRHGVSGLTKVFFGGITHRLLQKATGCIIWVVE is encoded by the coding sequence ATGCGGATTCTGGTTGCAGTCGATGGTTCCAAGGATTCAATGCGGGCGGTGAAATATGTGGGACAACTTCTGTGCGCTACTCCCGGCGTCGAAGTGACGCTTTACCATGTTCTCGATCCACTGCCGCCGGAGTTGCGCGAACATGGCGGCTCAGAATACCCGATTCGTGAGGAACAATTGGGGAGACAGCTTAGAAAAGATCAAAAGACCTGGTACGGAAAGGAGCGGAAACTGGAATCCACGATCTTGTTGAAGGCTCGCCGGACGCTTGAGAAGACAGGATTCAAAGGCTCTCACATACACCGTAAGTTTGGAGAGGCGGCGGATGTCGCGGAAAGCATTCTCGGAGAAGCTCGACGCGGGCGTTACAAAACCATCGTGGTCGGCCGTCATGGAGTTTCGGGACTTACAAAGGTCTTTTTCGGCGGCATCACCCATCGGTTATTGCAAAAGGCGACCGGCTGTATAATCTGGGTCGTCGAGTAA
- a CDS encoding IS30 family transposase: protein MLGKVDGKDTKTVVTALSTHVRKLPQLLRRSLTWDRGMELADHKTFTLATDTLVYFCDPQNPWQRGTHENTTRRLRQYFPKGTDLSAHSQYELNRIALQLNQRPRKILGYETPADRLQASVASTG, encoded by the coding sequence ATGCTGGGGAAGGTTGACGGCAAGGATACCAAGACCGTGGTGACGGCCCTCAGCACGCATGTCAGAAAGCTTCCTCAACTGTTACGTCGATCGTTGACGTGGGATCGAGGCATGGAACTGGCGGACCACAAGACCTTCACTTTAGCGACGGACACCCTGGTATATTTCTGTGATCCTCAGAACCCCTGGCAACGCGGCACCCACGAAAACACGACCCGACGCCTTCGGCAGTACTTCCCCAAGGGCACGGATCTCTCAGCACATTCGCAATACGAGCTCAACAGGATTGCGCTGCAGTTGAATCAGCGGCCCAGAAAGATCTTGGGCTATGAAACCCCGGCGGATAGACTGCAGGCGAGTGTTGCGTCGACCGGTTGA
- a CDS encoding trypsin-like peptidase domain-containing protein, which produces MRVYKHLAKSTVLIASAYLSHHHITQASGKGLGSGVLIDRQGLIVTNAHVVAGAAKITVTLYDGTRLPAELVGSDAQSDVALLEVALPKGSYIPAALGDSDKLEVGQKVLAIGHPFGLGYAFSAGIISGFGKVMEAKQEIFQERVIQMTTPINPGNSGGPLVDSDDRVVGINSATLMGAQNIGFAIPINTVKTIVAELRANGRVIRPWLGIKGKFVTDELRMLIALPLVDGLLVVDVEEGSPAERIGLRAGELDVVIQGEPWVLGGDIIVSVNGQDVKTSEQYAKVFQHLAAKQPIELRIVRDGERATVPVTLEERPSPPGPVQHQKIDVPPVVPQAMGFVPF; this is translated from the coding sequence GTGCGTGTGTATAAACATCTCGCCAAATCAACTGTCCTCATTGCTTCTGCCTATCTCAGTCATCACCATATCACCCAGGCCTCCGGCAAAGGGCTTGGATCGGGTGTGTTAATCGACAGGCAAGGGTTGATTGTGACGAATGCGCATGTTGTCGCGGGGGCGGCGAAGATCACGGTAACGCTGTATGACGGAACGCGCCTGCCGGCTGAGCTGGTGGGAAGTGACGCGCAATCTGATGTCGCGCTGCTGGAGGTCGCACTTCCGAAGGGATCTTATATCCCTGCTGCGTTGGGAGATTCCGACAAGCTAGAGGTTGGGCAAAAGGTGCTGGCGATCGGACACCCTTTTGGGTTGGGCTATGCGTTCTCAGCAGGCATCATCAGTGGCTTCGGAAAGGTGATGGAAGCAAAACAAGAGATCTTTCAGGAGCGAGTGATACAGATGACGACACCGATCAATCCGGGAAACAGCGGTGGTCCTTTGGTGGACTCGGATGATCGAGTGGTCGGCATCAATTCCGCTACCCTCATGGGCGCGCAAAATATCGGGTTTGCGATCCCGATCAATACGGTCAAAACCATCGTTGCGGAGTTGAGAGCCAATGGCCGCGTCATCCGTCCGTGGCTTGGCATCAAAGGAAAATTCGTTACCGATGAGCTCCGAATGCTGATCGCCCTTCCGTTGGTCGACGGGTTGCTTGTGGTTGATGTTGAGGAGGGGAGTCCAGCGGAACGGATCGGACTCCGTGCCGGCGAGTTGGATGTGGTGATTCAGGGGGAACCCTGGGTGTTGGGTGGTGACATCATCGTCTCCGTAAACGGACAGGATGTCAAGACGAGTGAGCAGTATGCCAAAGTGTTTCAGCATCTGGCGGCGAAGCAGCCCATCGAACTCAGAATCGTTCGGGATGGTGAACGTGCGACGGTGCCGGTCACATTGGAAGAGCGGCCCAGTCCTCCGGGCCCGGTGCAGCATCAAAAAATCGACGTGCCTCCGGTTGTTCCACAGGCCATGGGCTTTGTGCCATTTTGA
- a CDS encoding glycosyltransferase family 2 protein — protein sequence MPIRVMQDQSAGVLHHGLSRPLVSVVIPTYNRGRFLKTAIASALTQEGRGDVFDLEIIVVDDCSPDDMRHIATAFPEVRYVRLAENRGASGARNAGIKLAKGRYVALLDDDDEFLTHKLLVQVPLLEANPNVGVVYGQSVVTGSDVPLLLWPEWAPSGQVLEEFLTRTEDFLHPPTWLVRRELFEAAGWFDEHHRTMEHYDMALRLAALTQWTFLAGGPVAHGRFSKQGKWYTNIANGTNAQRLPRIVEHALAQLPETPAANRMRRKARAAVCATITGQKWWVGGGLEPAKAYLLTSLQTAPEFLEEAAVIEWVHRIAGTLAGSSQSPIRAVRDFWGEIRAVTTRSHSPHTCSVRRVLGNMLEAVAVDMKQGSPRRAWLIGASVMLHDPTLWIQPNRLIRLYRSLSSHQRSRPMASSSPYA from the coding sequence ATGCCGATACGTGTGATGCAAGACCAATCAGCGGGAGTGCTACACCACGGCCTGTCTCGTCCTTTGGTCAGCGTGGTCATCCCGACCTACAACCGAGGACGCTTTCTGAAGACGGCCATCGCCTCTGCCCTGACACAGGAAGGACGTGGTGACGTGTTCGATCTGGAGATCATCGTGGTGGATGACTGCTCGCCGGATGACATGCGCCACATCGCCACCGCATTTCCCGAAGTCCGCTATGTTCGGCTCGCAGAGAACCGCGGAGCCTCAGGCGCACGCAATGCCGGGATCAAACTCGCCAAGGGCCGCTATGTGGCCTTGCTCGACGATGACGATGAATTTCTCACCCACAAACTCCTGGTCCAGGTTCCCCTGCTCGAGGCAAATCCGAATGTCGGCGTGGTGTATGGACAAAGCGTCGTCACCGGTAGTGATGTCCCGCTCCTCCTGTGGCCGGAATGGGCGCCTTCGGGACAGGTCTTGGAAGAGTTCCTGACACGGACGGAGGATTTCCTTCATCCTCCCACCTGGTTGGTACGCCGTGAATTATTTGAAGCCGCGGGGTGGTTCGACGAGCATCATCGCACGATGGAACATTACGATATGGCCCTGCGGTTAGCCGCCTTGACCCAGTGGACATTTCTCGCGGGCGGACCGGTCGCCCATGGACGGTTTTCCAAACAAGGGAAATGGTACACCAACATCGCGAATGGGACGAATGCGCAACGGCTGCCTCGGATTGTGGAACACGCTCTAGCACAGCTCCCCGAGACGCCTGCGGCCAACCGAATGAGGCGTAAAGCTCGCGCCGCTGTATGCGCCACCATTACGGGGCAAAAGTGGTGGGTCGGTGGAGGACTCGAGCCGGCGAAAGCTTACCTCCTGACCTCACTGCAGACGGCCCCTGAATTTCTAGAGGAAGCGGCCGTCATTGAGTGGGTGCATCGGATCGCCGGGACGTTAGCGGGTTCATCACAGAGCCCCATTCGGGCCGTACGAGATTTTTGGGGTGAGATCAGGGCTGTGACTACCCGCTCACACTCGCCACACACATGTTCAGTTCGTCGAGTGCTGGGAAACATGCTAGAAGCGGTCGCAGTGGACATGAAACAGGGATCTCCCCGACGAGCGTGGCTGATCGGGGCCAGTGTCATGCTCCATGACCCCACGCTCTGGATACAGCCGAACCGTCTGATTCGCCTCTACCGGTCCCTATCGTCACACCAGAGATCCAGGCCTATGGCCAGTTCTTCTCCCTACGCCTAA
- a CDS encoding RNA polymerase sigma factor produces the protein MYAQRVQTLDAHCFQEPVVLDQSPEQMMDGVGLPDEELIRLVVAGDVDVFEILMHRYQAHVSRIVGGHVPADVAREVAHDVFVKTYVGLATYAFERPFAHWLATIAVRACYDFWRQRQGADVPVSAITADHQRWIDQVLAAQSDEEFAERSRQQEATDVLQWALARLSPEQRMVVTLVHLEGNSVQEAAALLGWSAVNVKVRAYRARQVLRNILMSER, from the coding sequence GTGTACGCGCAGAGAGTACAGACGCTCGACGCCCACTGCTTTCAAGAGCCCGTGGTGCTTGATCAGTCGCCGGAACAGATGATGGACGGGGTGGGGTTGCCGGATGAAGAACTGATTCGACTGGTTGTTGCAGGGGATGTGGATGTATTTGAAATCTTGATGCACCGCTATCAGGCTCATGTGAGTCGGATTGTGGGCGGGCATGTCCCAGCCGATGTTGCGCGCGAAGTCGCGCACGACGTGTTCGTGAAGACGTACGTCGGGCTTGCCACCTACGCCTTTGAACGGCCATTCGCCCACTGGCTCGCCACTATTGCTGTCCGTGCTTGCTATGATTTTTGGCGACAGCGACAAGGCGCGGACGTGCCGGTGAGCGCCATCACGGCCGATCATCAGCGATGGATCGATCAGGTGCTGGCGGCACAATCCGATGAGGAATTTGCCGAGCGGAGCCGACAGCAGGAGGCGACCGACGTATTGCAGTGGGCTCTGGCCCGCCTCTCGCCAGAGCAAAGGATGGTCGTAACGTTGGTGCATCTCGAGGGGAATTCGGTTCAAGAGGCAGCCGCGTTATTGGGATGGAGTGCGGTGAATGTCAAAGTGCGTGCGTATCGGGCCAGACAGGTGCTTCGTAATATCCTGATGAGTGAGAGATAG